One Alteromonas sp. KC3 DNA segment encodes these proteins:
- a CDS encoding TetR/AcrR family transcriptional regulator, which translates to MKKETRQRILDAASALFLKGGTHALSVRAIAQGAGMSTIGIYSHFKGKQGILDALYIEGFELVEAEMNAAVGNTPAERVINGCERILTFSETHAAHYRLIFASNVKDYTPSDDAIAAGQKAFITLTKLTATLVKKDLSVEEKQDIAMQVWALNHGYITLNQHEISNRIAWNNWKERALQAIRLHVYALVATQ; encoded by the coding sequence ATGAAAAAAGAGACAAGACAACGGATCCTCGATGCCGCTTCAGCGCTATTTTTAAAGGGCGGAACCCACGCGCTAAGTGTGCGTGCCATTGCACAGGGGGCGGGTATGTCGACTATTGGCATATACAGCCACTTCAAAGGTAAGCAAGGTATTTTGGACGCGCTCTATATCGAAGGGTTCGAGCTGGTAGAAGCAGAAATGAATGCCGCTGTTGGCAATACACCCGCAGAAAGAGTGATTAACGGCTGCGAAAGAATACTGACATTTTCAGAAACGCACGCGGCTCACTATCGTCTTATTTTTGCGTCTAATGTAAAAGACTACACGCCTTCAGACGACGCAATTGCCGCCGGTCAAAAAGCCTTTATTACGTTGACAAAACTCACCGCGACTCTGGTTAAAAAGGACCTATCTGTAGAAGAAAAACAAGATATCGCCATGCAGGTTTGGGCACTCAATCACGGTTACATTACGCTGAATCAGCATGAGATCAGCAATCGAATAGCATGGAACAATTGGAAGGAGCGAGCGCTTCAGGCCATTAGGCTTCATGTTTATGCGTTAGTTGCAACGCAATAG
- a CDS encoding NAD(P)-binding protein, with amino-acid sequence MKVEQLTCDYLVVGAGAVGMAFADVLLHETNANILIIDKHAKPGGHWNLAYPFVTLHQPSAFYGVCSKELNRGVIDKYGMNEGLMGLASGQEVSAYFDAVMNETFLPSGRVQYFPLCEYHGEKRFTSLVNGTQYEVTVNKKIVDATYLNTNIPLTHTPSFTRDDDVVFTPVNTVTMHANGYENYVVVGGGKTGIDACLWLLQNKVSPGNIHWVVSRDAWLLNRKNTQPLERFFFDAIGAQANQMEAIAQSESIEDMFDRLESSGVLLRLDKSVRPSMFHGATVSEMELEALQKLTSVVRHGRVKHISKEALEFENASWAMPENALVIDCSASAITNLEIKPVFSGDTITPQTVRAYQPVFSAALIAHVEAAYSDEATKQLLTQVVPLPNRDIDWLPMTAAMLRNMKIWSEDEALRTWIHQCRLDGFSRIVHGVAKDDVKKLAVLGRLKAASMPAMQKLMTYIQTLKASGQFG; translated from the coding sequence ATGAAAGTTGAGCAATTAACTTGCGATTATTTAGTAGTCGGTGCGGGTGCTGTGGGCATGGCGTTTGCCGATGTACTGTTGCATGAAACCAACGCTAACATATTGATTATCGACAAACATGCGAAGCCTGGCGGTCATTGGAATTTGGCCTACCCCTTTGTCACACTGCATCAACCTTCTGCATTTTATGGTGTGTGTTCAAAAGAGTTAAATCGAGGCGTTATAGATAAGTACGGCATGAATGAAGGGTTAATGGGGTTGGCTTCTGGACAAGAGGTCAGTGCCTATTTTGATGCCGTAATGAATGAAACCTTTTTGCCAAGTGGCAGAGTGCAATATTTCCCGCTGTGCGAATACCACGGCGAAAAGCGCTTCACTTCATTGGTTAACGGCACACAATACGAAGTCACCGTAAACAAGAAGATTGTAGATGCTACTTACCTCAATACTAATATTCCGTTAACCCATACGCCAAGCTTTACGCGGGATGACGATGTTGTATTTACGCCCGTTAACACGGTAACAATGCATGCCAATGGCTATGAAAATTATGTTGTTGTGGGCGGTGGGAAAACGGGTATAGATGCCTGTTTATGGCTGCTGCAAAACAAGGTCTCGCCAGGTAATATCCATTGGGTAGTATCTCGTGATGCATGGTTGTTAAATAGGAAGAATACGCAGCCATTAGAGCGCTTTTTCTTTGACGCTATTGGTGCTCAAGCCAATCAAATGGAAGCGATTGCTCAGTCTGAGTCGATAGAAGATATGTTTGACCGACTTGAGTCGAGCGGCGTGCTGTTGCGACTTGATAAGTCGGTCAGGCCAAGTATGTTTCATGGTGCAACTGTTAGTGAAATGGAGCTAGAGGCACTGCAAAAACTAACATCCGTTGTACGCCACGGCAGGGTAAAGCATATCTCAAAAGAGGCATTGGAATTTGAGAATGCTAGTTGGGCAATGCCTGAGAATGCCCTAGTAATAGACTGCTCGGCATCAGCCATCACCAACTTAGAGATTAAACCTGTATTTAGTGGAGACACCATCACACCGCAAACAGTACGTGCATATCAGCCTGTGTTCAGCGCGGCACTAATTGCGCATGTGGAGGCGGCATATAGCGATGAGGCTACTAAACAGTTACTCACTCAGGTCGTTCCTCTTCCCAATCGCGACATTGACTGGCTGCCGATGACTGCTGCCATGCTACGCAATATGAAAATCTGGTCAGAAGATGAAGCGCTACGTACATGGATCCACCAGTGTAGATTGGATGGGTTCTCCCGAATTGTACACGGTGTTGCAAAAGACGATGTTAAGAAGCTAGCGGTGTTAGGGCGTCTAAAGGCGGCTAGTATGCCAGCTATGCAAAAGCTAATGACATATATTCAAACGCTCAAAGCATCTGGGCAGTTTGGCTAA
- a CDS encoding DUF2855 family protein, with the protein MNQFQVDKQNINTIRIAEADNERNTTACVTFDVERFAFTANNLTYFMVGEKLGYWQFFPPVDAPADTPWGVIPVWGIGKVTHSTLDDVKVGSRYFGYFPPATTLTMSNAKVSDKNLIDCSSHRLPLPQGYNLYRLLPASNGKPDSSQHYQDNLQMLLWPLFITSYCLWEAVSAIDVAQREQVVIVSASSKTSLGLAFALKEKGVSTTGVTSRKNMDMVKRVDVYDEVISYDDLASLPMVPSVVVDMSGSAKVKEALTEYIGQQNMRYIQVGLTHWHDVTDEEQTDNTFFFAPAHIQQRVAEIGAAEFSKQSSAFIFKAITWSNAWLKVEECSGLEALADDFAQHCGGNIPANIGRVYTLG; encoded by the coding sequence ATGAATCAGTTTCAAGTCGACAAGCAGAACATAAATACTATACGCATTGCCGAGGCTGACAACGAAAGAAACACGACAGCCTGTGTAACATTTGACGTTGAACGGTTTGCGTTTACTGCCAATAACCTCACGTACTTTATGGTGGGTGAAAAGTTGGGTTATTGGCAGTTTTTTCCTCCTGTTGATGCGCCGGCAGATACCCCATGGGGTGTTATCCCAGTTTGGGGAATAGGAAAAGTAACGCACTCAACACTGGACGACGTAAAAGTCGGAAGTCGCTATTTTGGTTACTTTCCTCCGGCAACTACGTTGACTATGAGTAATGCCAAAGTCAGCGATAAAAACCTAATCGACTGCAGTAGTCACAGGTTGCCGCTGCCACAAGGGTACAACCTTTATCGCTTACTTCCTGCGAGTAATGGGAAGCCTGATAGTTCTCAGCATTACCAAGACAACCTGCAAATGTTGTTATGGCCTTTATTTATTACCTCATATTGCCTATGGGAGGCGGTCAGTGCCATAGACGTAGCGCAGCGCGAGCAAGTTGTTATAGTGAGTGCGTCTAGTAAAACCAGCTTGGGCCTCGCTTTTGCGCTAAAAGAAAAGGGGGTAAGTACTACTGGTGTCACATCAAGAAAAAATATGGACATGGTAAAACGTGTCGATGTCTACGATGAGGTCATTAGTTACGACGACCTTGCTTCACTTCCTATGGTGCCCAGTGTGGTTGTTGATATGTCGGGAAGTGCAAAAGTGAAAGAAGCGCTTACAGAATATATCGGCCAACAAAACATGCGCTACATACAAGTGGGGTTAACGCATTGGCATGATGTGACTGATGAAGAGCAAACAGACAACACGTTCTTTTTTGCGCCAGCCCACATACAACAGCGTGTCGCTGAAATAGGCGCCGCTGAATTTTCTAAACAAAGCAGCGCCTTCATTTTCAAAGCAATTACGTGGAGTAATGCGTGGCTTAAGGTTGAAGAGTGTAGCGGACTTGAAGCGCTTGCTGATGACTTCGCTCAGCACTGTGGCGGGAATATCCCCGCCAATATCGGCCGTGTTTATACGCTGGGGTAG
- a CDS encoding alpha/beta hydrolase family protein — translation MNSISSKDIAIACSDSTRLTATLYSPQSSAKGAIMIGPATGIKRQFYSAFATYLCEQGFGVITFDNRGIGESAHSTVSKSDASLVKWGEQDMPAVLEALKVAFPNVHYFLVGHSAGGQLLGLMHNVHDLTAFCNFGSSSGSLRNMRKSYLLKAHFFMNFYIPVSNLLFGHTKSQWVGMGEPLPKKVARQWQQWCNGSGYVKTAFGNDVKTHHYDNISLPSKWMLATDDDIANIANVHDMISVFPNMEAEVEELEPQAHGVSEIGHMKFFSRKCQHLWPKVSDYFNQYL, via the coding sequence GTGAACAGTATTTCATCTAAAGACATCGCTATAGCGTGCAGCGACAGTACCCGTTTAACCGCCACATTGTACTCACCTCAGTCTTCAGCAAAAGGCGCTATAATGATTGGCCCTGCCACCGGTATAAAACGCCAGTTTTACAGTGCTTTTGCCACTTATTTATGCGAACAAGGCTTTGGTGTTATTACCTTTGATAACCGAGGTATAGGTGAATCAGCTCACTCAACGGTGAGTAAAAGTGACGCTTCATTAGTTAAGTGGGGCGAGCAAGATATGCCAGCCGTGCTTGAAGCACTCAAAGTGGCTTTTCCCAACGTACATTATTTTCTAGTAGGCCACAGTGCTGGCGGGCAATTACTCGGCCTTATGCATAACGTGCACGACTTGACTGCGTTTTGTAACTTTGGCAGTTCGTCAGGCAGTTTGCGCAACATGCGAAAGAGTTACTTGCTTAAAGCGCATTTCTTTATGAATTTTTATATACCCGTGAGCAATCTACTATTCGGTCATACCAAATCTCAATGGGTGGGCATGGGAGAGCCACTACCTAAGAAAGTAGCTCGCCAATGGCAGCAGTGGTGTAACGGGAGTGGCTACGTGAAAACGGCATTTGGAAACGATGTCAAAACGCATCACTACGACAATATTTCGCTGCCGTCAAAGTGGATGTTAGCCACCGACGATGATATTGCTAACATCGCCAACGTGCATGACATGATAAGCGTATTTCCAAATATGGAAGCAGAAGTAGAAGAGCTTGAACCACAAGCGCATGGTGTCAGCGAAATTGGCCACATGAAGTTTTTCTCTCGAAAATGCCAGCACTTGTGGCCAAAAGTTTCAGACTACTTTAATCAATATCTGTAG
- a CDS encoding EAL domain-containing protein — MLTRLKSALQRYLLLDSEHLNTTDASIWRLSVLRIILLVGAILTSAIVVHSSYTAYLKGMYHVLALTIGFSLLLYATLAIKKPQVKLASYCLVTTVVAASFCIVFFTVDFTVARYGFLLLFTLPIIVRLMYGTKASVLVMLFNIVPYIFLINNQPLSPLAGVDITLPETHTYIASLLFLFFNFCIPLAVLRVMSSLEKQSSSNLQQSRKLNKLVHQYQEIFNNGGTPSFFCDEQGRILQANKAGRKLIRKFKKAQHTHADNIEDIFELSSPFGKGENQSATIKGDSDCEFILQFASLTHHQKQLIHCHDVSSMRKSTRELDAIRKQQFEKLYTNELTLLKNHNYWRKSDTEETIINKHVVLLKLSNLRDINLRYGHSVGDDVLRDVASQLKKALSSSVELYHFPGAKFLFALPNLQLAGQNIETWLGRQLPRYSVISLGNEDRNFQLEWHAGYAIPTKEISPDTAVECCTIALSQCTYQIPFAPFSANAVRVIRENTQHKDKVKSLLDNGCLALFLQPQVDTEEHVVSYEVLARLNDRASNTILQPAQFIPVVEENGWDILFTQKVIDGTVELITSWPKNLPFAPLAINLSGPELLSDVFYEKLLRRFSENPVLCKQIKLELTETSVLASHNETKRRLKSLANIGATIIIDDFGTGHASLSQLIDMSASVLKIDREFIESIETSERHRKIVEMTVNLAKSLNMKTVAEGVETIAQFEALQAMGVTMFQGYLFGKPAPVSDWVGQESIHTHHAIK; from the coding sequence GTGCTAACTCGTCTAAAAAGCGCATTACAACGATACTTACTTCTGGATAGCGAGCATCTCAATACCACTGATGCGAGCATTTGGCGCTTGAGCGTACTTCGCATAATATTATTGGTGGGCGCAATTTTGACGTCCGCGATTGTAGTCCACTCTTCATACACGGCCTACTTGAAAGGCATGTATCATGTTCTGGCGCTGACCATCGGCTTTTCTTTGCTGTTGTACGCCACCTTGGCGATTAAAAAACCACAAGTAAAACTTGCTTCCTATTGTCTTGTTACCACAGTGGTCGCGGCGTCGTTCTGCATTGTGTTTTTTACAGTTGACTTCACTGTTGCGCGTTATGGTTTTTTGTTGCTGTTCACACTACCTATTATTGTTAGGTTAATGTATGGCACTAAAGCTTCTGTTTTGGTCATGTTATTCAACATTGTTCCCTACATATTCCTTATTAATAACCAGCCGCTTTCGCCTCTTGCAGGTGTAGATATCACCTTACCAGAAACACATACTTACATTGCATCACTGTTATTTTTGTTCTTTAACTTTTGTATTCCGCTGGCCGTTTTACGCGTAATGTCATCGTTGGAAAAGCAGTCTTCAAGCAACCTCCAACAAAGTCGAAAGCTCAACAAATTAGTACACCAGTATCAGGAGATTTTTAACAACGGTGGTACACCCTCTTTTTTCTGTGATGAGCAAGGACGTATATTGCAGGCAAATAAAGCTGGGCGAAAACTGATACGCAAATTCAAAAAAGCACAGCATACACATGCGGATAACATAGAAGATATCTTTGAGCTATCTTCGCCTTTTGGAAAAGGTGAAAATCAGTCTGCGACCATTAAGGGCGACTCAGATTGCGAGTTTATTTTGCAATTTGCCAGCCTAACACATCATCAAAAGCAGCTTATTCATTGCCACGACGTATCGTCGATGAGAAAGAGTACGCGCGAGTTGGATGCTATTCGCAAGCAACAGTTTGAAAAGCTGTATACGAATGAGCTTACATTACTCAAAAACCATAATTATTGGCGTAAATCAGACACAGAAGAAACCATTATCAACAAGCATGTGGTGCTACTGAAGTTAAGCAACCTGCGCGACATTAATTTACGCTACGGTCATTCGGTTGGAGATGATGTTCTACGTGATGTCGCGTCACAGCTAAAAAAAGCACTATCGTCTTCTGTTGAGCTGTATCACTTTCCTGGCGCTAAATTTCTTTTCGCTTTACCTAATTTACAACTGGCTGGCCAAAATATAGAAACTTGGCTGGGTCGCCAACTTCCTCGATACTCAGTGATCAGCCTAGGTAACGAAGACAGAAACTTTCAGCTAGAATGGCATGCAGGTTATGCTATTCCCACCAAAGAAATCAGCCCTGACACTGCAGTGGAATGTTGCACAATTGCACTTAGTCAATGTACCTACCAGATACCTTTTGCACCATTCAGTGCAAATGCAGTGAGAGTTATCAGAGAAAACACACAACACAAAGACAAGGTTAAGTCACTGCTCGATAATGGCTGCCTGGCACTATTTCTTCAACCGCAAGTCGATACCGAAGAACATGTAGTGAGCTACGAGGTACTTGCAAGACTTAATGATCGCGCCAGCAATACTATCCTTCAGCCGGCTCAATTTATCCCAGTGGTCGAAGAGAATGGCTGGGACATACTCTTTACCCAAAAAGTGATTGATGGCACTGTCGAACTTATTACCTCGTGGCCAAAAAACCTGCCATTCGCGCCACTTGCCATTAACTTGTCAGGCCCAGAGCTATTAAGTGACGTTTTCTACGAAAAGCTACTTAGACGGTTCTCAGAAAATCCTGTGCTATGTAAGCAAATCAAGCTCGAACTTACCGAAACCTCTGTACTTGCAAGCCACAATGAAACCAAGCGACGCCTTAAGTCACTAGCCAACATCGGCGCCACGATTATCATTGATGATTTTGGTACTGGGCATGCCTCTCTTTCTCAGCTAATAGACATGTCTGCCTCTGTTTTAAAAATTGACAGAGAATTTATTGAGAGTATCGAAACCTCTGAACGGCACAGAAAAATTGTTGAAATGACGGTGAATCTTGCCAAGAGCTTAAATATGAAGACGGTGGCTGAAGGCGTTGAAACAATCGCGCAATTTGAAGCATTACAAGCCATGGGAGTGACCATGTTTCAGGGTTATCTTTTTGGGAAACCCGCCCCCGTGTCAGATTGGGTTGGCCAGGAATCTATACACACTCATCACGCAATAAAATAG
- the argA gene encoding amino-acid N-acetyltransferase, translated as MVLAHHDGIKLFRSSLPYINAHQGKTFVLMFGGEAIEHPNFPNIIHDIALLNSLGVRVVVVHGARPQIDQRVALRNIEGRFDSGVRITDKQTLECVKDAAGSVRSQVEALLTMGLPNSPMHGSQIRVCSGNLVVAKPMGVRNGVDFENTGLVRRIDTTGINDHLNDGSIVLLSPMGYSSTGEVFNLSHEDVATQAAIALKADKLIVFSNFDGIYNREGRLLRTIERPQLEQLMMAGDITTEDTVLSALTTSVAAGVPRAHCISFEQDGALLQELFTRDGTGSLVMEHHYEQLRAATIDDVGGILKLIKPLEESGVLVKRSRERLENEINQFIVIVRDGMIIACAALYLYPEDGCAELACVATHQDYRGKNRGERILDEVRLRAKEAGIDRIFVLTTVTAHWFLEQGFEPADISALPAVKKELYNFQRNSKVFTLPV; from the coding sequence ATGGTATTAGCACATCACGATGGTATTAAGCTGTTTCGCAGTTCGCTGCCTTACATAAACGCGCATCAGGGAAAAACCTTTGTGCTAATGTTCGGTGGCGAAGCCATTGAACACCCAAACTTCCCCAATATTATCCACGACATTGCCCTTCTAAATAGTTTGGGCGTGCGCGTTGTGGTGGTACACGGTGCTCGCCCTCAAATTGATCAGCGTGTGGCACTTCGCAATATTGAGGGCCGTTTTGATAGTGGTGTGCGTATTACCGACAAGCAAACCCTTGAGTGCGTAAAAGATGCCGCAGGCTCTGTGCGCTCTCAGGTTGAAGCGCTACTTACCATGGGGTTGCCGAATTCGCCCATGCATGGGTCCCAAATTCGGGTTTGCTCAGGCAACTTAGTAGTGGCAAAGCCTATGGGCGTGCGCAATGGGGTTGATTTTGAAAATACCGGCCTTGTACGCCGCATTGACACCACTGGTATTAATGACCATCTTAACGACGGCTCTATTGTTCTGCTCTCTCCTATGGGCTACTCATCAACCGGTGAAGTGTTTAATTTGTCTCACGAAGATGTGGCAACACAAGCGGCTATAGCGCTTAAGGCAGACAAGCTCATTGTGTTTTCCAACTTCGACGGTATTTACAATCGTGAAGGTAGACTACTGCGCACTATCGAGCGCCCACAGCTAGAGCAGCTTATGATGGCTGGCGACATCACCACAGAGGACACTGTACTTAGCGCATTGACCACCAGCGTCGCAGCCGGCGTTCCTCGTGCTCACTGCATCAGCTTTGAGCAAGACGGAGCGCTGCTACAAGAACTGTTCACTCGCGACGGTACGGGCTCGTTGGTAATGGAGCATCATTACGAGCAACTGCGTGCTGCCACTATTGATGACGTGGGTGGGATTTTAAAATTGATTAAGCCCTTAGAAGAAAGCGGCGTGCTAGTGAAACGCTCTCGCGAGCGTTTAGAGAACGAAATTAATCAGTTTATTGTGATTGTACGTGACGGCATGATCATCGCCTGTGCTGCGCTTTATCTCTACCCTGAAGATGGCTGTGCTGAGCTTGCATGTGTTGCCACACATCAGGATTATCGCGGTAAAAATCGTGGAGAGCGCATTCTTGATGAAGTTAGACTACGTGCGAAAGAAGCAGGCATTGATCGTATTTTTGTGCTTACCACAGTGACTGCACACTGGTTTTTGGAGCAAGGTTTTGAGCCTGCCGATATCAGCGCACTGCCTGCTGTAAAAAAAGAACTCTATAATTTTCAGCGCAACTCAAAGGTGTTTACGTTACCAGTGTAA
- the argH gene encoding argininosuccinate lyase: protein MALWGGRFESGASSMFKQVNDSLPFDQVMASQDIQGSISWSRALQKAGVLTADEQAQLEGALSELKAQAEAGELDFNASSEEDIHSFVEAALIEKLGDIGRKLHTGRSRNDQVATDFRLWVREHIASLRDDVLGVIKSLLNAASRHQEAIIPGYTHLQRAQPIHFAHWCLAYVEMLKRDLSRLDDLKVRMNHCPLGSGALAGTTFPVDRHAIAEELGFDSPCLNSLDAVSDRDFVLELLFVASTSMMHLSRLAEDMIFYNSGEAGFLQLGDSVTSGSSLMPQKKNPDALELMRGKCGRVFGSLQALLVTMKGLPLAYNKDMQEDKEGAIDTVNQWHICLCIASEVLDSLQLNEERCRIAATQGFSNATELADYLVGKGVPFRTGHDIAGRVVLQAIDKGCAIEDLPLSDMQAICDKIEDDVYPVLQLEYGVNQRNILGGTSKETVTKALYQELENLDKQG from the coding sequence ATGGCGTTGTGGGGTGGCCGGTTTGAATCCGGTGCAAGTAGTATGTTTAAACAGGTTAACGACTCGCTGCCGTTTGACCAGGTTATGGCAAGCCAAGATATTCAAGGCTCTATAAGCTGGTCGCGCGCTTTGCAAAAAGCAGGTGTACTGACGGCTGATGAGCAAGCACAACTTGAAGGCGCACTTAGCGAGTTAAAAGCACAGGCCGAAGCGGGTGAATTAGATTTCAATGCGTCAAGCGAAGAAGACATTCATAGCTTTGTAGAAGCTGCGCTCATTGAGAAGCTTGGTGACATTGGCCGCAAACTTCATACTGGGCGAAGCCGTAACGACCAAGTAGCCACTGACTTTCGTCTGTGGGTACGCGAGCATATTGCCTCACTGCGCGATGATGTACTGGGTGTTATTAAGTCTCTGCTTAATGCCGCAAGCCGTCATCAAGAAGCGATTATTCCGGGTTATACTCACCTACAGCGTGCACAGCCTATTCACTTTGCGCACTGGTGCTTAGCTTACGTAGAAATGCTAAAGCGTGATTTAAGCCGTTTAGATGACTTAAAAGTACGTATGAACCATTGTCCTCTTGGCTCTGGCGCCTTGGCAGGCACTACCTTCCCCGTAGACCGCCACGCTATAGCTGAGGAACTTGGTTTCGATTCACCCTGCCTTAACAGCTTAGATGCCGTGTCTGATAGAGACTTTGTGCTAGAACTTTTGTTTGTAGCAAGCACCAGCATGATGCACTTATCACGCCTTGCTGAAGATATGATTTTCTATAACTCGGGTGAAGCTGGTTTTCTTCAGTTAGGCGATAGTGTGACATCTGGTTCATCGCTAATGCCACAAAAGAAAAACCCCGATGCTCTTGAGCTTATGCGCGGTAAATGCGGTCGCGTATTTGGGTCGCTACAAGCCCTACTCGTTACTATGAAAGGCCTTCCTCTTGCCTACAATAAAGATATGCAAGAAGACAAAGAGGGCGCAATTGATACGGTGAATCAGTGGCATATTTGTTTGTGTATTGCCAGTGAAGTGCTGGACTCGCTACAACTTAACGAAGAGCGCTGCCGTATAGCTGCTACACAAGGCTTTTCTAACGCAACTGAACTGGCTGACTACCTGGTAGGTAAAGGTGTGCCTTTTAGAACCGGTCACGATATTGCCGGGCGTGTGGTGCTTCAAGCCATTGATAAAGGCTGCGCAATTGAAGATTTACCCCTTAGCGATATGCAAGCTATTTGCGACAAGATAGAAGACGATGTTTATCCAGTGCTTCAACTGGAATACGGCGTAAATCAGCGCAATATTCTAGGTGGCACCAGCAAAGAAACCGTGACAAAAGCACTGTATCAAGAGCTGGAAAACTTGGACAAACAAGGCTAG
- a CDS encoding argininosuccinate synthase, whose translation MQNVKKIVLAYSGGLDTSAIIPWLKENYGCEVVAFAADVGQGDEELEGLHEKAIASGASECHIVDLKEEFVSEYIFPTITTGAVYEGEYLLGTSMARPVIAKAQVEIARKVGADALCHGCTGKGNDQVRFESTFAALAPDLTVIAPWREWDMVSREDLLAYLAERNIPTTASATKIYSRDANAWHISHEGGELEDPWQEPTKQVWTMTVDPEDAPDTPERVTLSFNEGKLTHVDGEALSPYKALVKLNTVAAAHGVGRIDIVENRLVGMKSRGCYETPGGTVLLKAYKALETMVLDKAALKYREQIGLEFSHVMYDGRWFTALNDALLAGAASFAQKVTGDIVVKLYKGQATVTQRRSPNSLYSEDFATFGADDVYDQKHAEGFIRLFSLSSRIAALKNQG comes from the coding sequence ATGCAAAACGTTAAAAAAATTGTGCTGGCCTACTCTGGCGGGCTTGATACTTCAGCTATTATTCCATGGCTTAAAGAAAACTATGGCTGCGAAGTTGTCGCGTTTGCGGCAGATGTTGGTCAAGGCGATGAAGAGCTTGAGGGCCTTCATGAAAAAGCCATCGCATCGGGCGCTAGCGAGTGCCACATTGTTGACTTGAAAGAAGAGTTTGTTAGTGAGTACATCTTCCCGACCATTACAACTGGCGCGGTATACGAAGGTGAGTACCTGCTTGGCACATCGATGGCGCGTCCAGTGATTGCGAAAGCACAAGTCGAGATTGCACGTAAAGTAGGTGCTGATGCCCTATGCCATGGCTGCACAGGTAAAGGTAACGACCAAGTGCGTTTTGAAAGCACCTTTGCCGCGCTTGCTCCTGATCTAACCGTTATTGCACCATGGCGTGAATGGGATATGGTAAGCCGTGAAGACCTACTTGCTTACCTTGCCGAGCGCAATATTCCAACTACCGCATCAGCAACAAAGATTTACAGCCGCGATGCAAACGCATGGCACATCTCACATGAAGGTGGCGAGCTTGAGGATCCATGGCAAGAGCCTACCAAACAAGTGTGGACCATGACTGTCGACCCTGAAGATGCGCCAGATACCCCAGAGCGTGTAACGCTGTCATTCAACGAAGGTAAGCTAACCCATGTTGATGGTGAAGCACTGTCTCCGTATAAAGCATTAGTAAAATTAAACACCGTAGCTGCCGCGCACGGTGTTGGACGTATCGATATTGTTGAAAACCGTCTTGTCGGCATGAAGTCGCGCGGCTGTTATGAAACCCCAGGGGGCACCGTACTGCTTAAAGCCTATAAAGCCCTTGAGACAATGGTACTGGATAAAGCAGCACTTAAGTACCGCGAGCAAATCGGTCTTGAATTTTCGCATGTGATGTACGACGGCCGTTGGTTTACTGCGCTTAACGATGCGCTATTAGCCGGTGCAGCTTCGTTTGCTCAGAAAGTCACTGGCGACATCGTGGTCAAGTTATACAAAGGACAAGCAACGGTAACGCAGCGTCGTTCGCCTAACAGCCTTTACTCTGAAGACTTTGCTACCTTTGGTGCCGATGACGTATACGACCAAAAACACGCTGAAGGCTTTATTCGCCTGTTCAGCCTTTCAAGTCGTATTGCGGCGCTTAAAAACCAAGGTTAA